AACTTTTTTAATTAAATGATTCTTACCATATTTTCTGAGCCATTCATAAATGGTTGGCGAGCTTTTAATATCATAAATTTTTCGGGCTTCCGCAATGGTTAATTTGCCCGATTCAATCTCTGAAATTACTTTTTGCTTAAATGCTATACTATATTTATACGTAATTCCGCGCTCTGACATAGGTTGCCTCCTTTGGTTTTTATGTCAACCTATTTCAGGACGGGACAAGCTACTATCAAGTGACTTTGTCTTTGTTTGATGCCGAGCCGTCGGCATTTGTTATTTGGCTTTTGTGATTTCAAGTCTTTCCAAAAAACTTATGCCTCGAATGCTTTTATCGAGTATGGCCAAACCCGACTTCTCAAGTACTAAATTACCTCTCATTTCCTGAATTATAAACCCATTTATTAATCTCTTCATTCAACAGTAGATTTTTTTTTCAATCAAACTGAGAGAAAACCTACTTGATTTTGCTCTCTATTAAAACAAAACCACTCAAGCAAGATTGAACCATTAGCCACGAAAGGCGGTGAGGGGACATGGAAACAAAATTAATTCAATCTGGCCTAAGAATCCTCGATGAATCTTACCATTATTTAGAAAATCCCGAAACTGTAAACCAGGGGATGGATTTATTATTTGACGGGTTGTATACGAAACGGAGCGAGAGTAACAAGGAATCCTGGCGACACTTTTGTGAGAATGTCTGTCTCAATCATCCGATTCAAGCTCTGCTTCATCAGGATCCATTAACCCTTCGCTCTTTTTCAAAACCAAGAGGATACCCGGGAGATGCAGTTCTGCTGGACTTTATATATCGCCATCCCGCTCAAGAAGATGAATTAGAGAAAGCAAGTCCAATTGGAAGAGCCGTTTGTGAATATATGGTAAGTCGGCCGGCAGCGGAATCCGTGCGCTGGCGCCGGGAGTTGTTATCTCAATTGTTCGATGAGACTGTAAAAAGAGTCCAAAACGCAGAGATACTTTCAGTGGCTTGCGGGCATTTAAGAGAAGCAGCAAACTCGATGGCGATTCAAAATAATCTTGTTCATCGATTTATCGCCTTTGACCAGGACTACGCCAGCCTAAAAACTATTGAAGCTGAAAAAAATGGCACGAACATCGATTGCGTTCGAGGCACCATTAAGGAGCTTATTAGAAGAAAAATCAAACTCGGAAAATTCGATTTCATTTATGTCGCCGGATTATATGATTATCTTAGTGACGGGGCAGCACAGCTGCTTACCAAATCATTATTTAGCATGCTGAAAGAAAACGGCCGTTTACTCATCGCCAACTTTATGCCAAGCAATCCTGACATGGGCTACATGGAAGCGTTTATGGGTTGGGAGCTACTGTATCGAACTCGGGAAGAATTCGAGCAAACAGTGGGGCCTTTAGAAAAAAATATCCAAAAGATTTATTTTGATGATAATTGGCACGTGGTTTATCTTGAACTGAGAAAGAGATGACTTTTTGTAGGGTACAGATATGTCTAGGACCAACTCCCTATTCTTCGGTGTAGCTGTTGGAATTTGACGTTGTGGCTGTCGAGCTGTTGCAGGTAGTAGATGTCTTTGCAGACCCTCTCGGTGAAACGGTCGAGTGCCCAGAATAGCACGAGGTCGAATTTTCTTTGTGCTGCATCTTGGAACATTTGAGTAAACTGCTGGCGTTGCCCTCGGCCTTTGATACCACTCTCATTGTCAACATATTCCTGGTGAATTTTATAGCCCATCTTTTTCGCCCAGCGCCGCAGTTCCCGCAGTTGATTCTGGATGTCCTGTCTTTTGTCGAGACGCGGGCGTAGATGGCGACTTGGGTCTTTGGATTTTTTGTCGCATATTGCTTTAACTTTTTTTGAGGAGCTTATCTAATAGCTCGTCGGCGGGGATAACTCCTGATAAAAGTGCAAACACAACAACGATAAGAATGCACAGACCCAACCAATCCCGAAATGTCCATTTGACGAAAAAACCACTTTCGGTTTTGTATGGTGCTTAGCAGCAAAACTTTTTTTATGTGGGTTCAAGTAACGAACGTTTTTTTTATTGCTCTTTACAATTTTCCTAAAATAACAAATTTTCGTTTCAAAACAACGAAGTTGCTCAAAAAAGAGGTGTTAGTTTAGGCTAACTATCTCTCTTGCTCTTTCCATCTCTCGGCCAATCATATCTCTCTTATGGCTTGATGTTTTGGCGTAGACATCCGTGCTTTTGATGCTCTTGTGACCCAACCGGTCTTTCACTCCTTCCTGGCTTTGGCCAGCGTCAATGTGCACGGCGATAGAATGTCTCAAGGTATGAGCGTGATGTTTGTCGGCTGGTAGTTTGGCTTTTTTAGCATAGCGTTTGAATAGGGTATCAATCCGTCGTCTGGATATCGGATTCTTATTGCGTGACACAAACAGCGCCGGGTTCAAGTCGCCGTCCCGTTGCTGCAGATACAACTTTAACAGCCGTAGGGTGTCACGAAAAAAGCATACTCGCCGGGGACACCGCCCTTGACGCGGGTAAT
The DNA window shown above is from candidate division KSB1 bacterium and carries:
- a CDS encoding transposase, which translates into the protein MSERGITYKYSIAFKQKVISEIESGKLTIAEARKIYDIKSSPTIYEWLRKYGKNHLIKKV
- a CDS encoding recombinase family protein is translated as MSSSKKVKAICDKKSKDPSRHLRPRLDKRQDIQNQLRELRRWAKKMGYKIHQEYVDNESGIKGRGQRQQFTQMFQDAAQRKFDLVLFWALDRFTERVCKDIYYLQQLDSHNVKFQQLHRRIGSWS
- a CDS encoding tyrosine-type recombinase/integrase, translating into MDYPRQGRCPRRVCFFRDTLRLLKLYLQQRDGDLNPALFVSRNKNPISRRRIDTLFKRYAKKAKLPADKHHAHTLRHSIAVHIDAGQSQEGVKDRLGHKSIKSTDVYAKTSSHKRDMIGREMERAREIVSLN
- a CDS encoding class I SAM-dependent methyltransferase → METKLIQSGLRILDESYHYLENPETVNQGMDLLFDGLYTKRSESNKESWRHFCENVCLNHPIQALLHQDPLTLRSFSKPRGYPGDAVLLDFIYRHPAQEDELEKASPIGRAVCEYMVSRPAAESVRWRRELLSQLFDETVKRVQNAEILSVACGHLREAANSMAIQNNLVHRFIAFDQDYASLKTIEAEKNGTNIDCVRGTIKELIRRKIKLGKFDFIYVAGLYDYLSDGAAQLLTKSLFSMLKENGRLLIANFMPSNPDMGYMEAFMGWELLYRTREEFEQTVGPLEKNIQKIYFDDNWHVVYLELRKR